In Triticum urartu cultivar G1812 unplaced genomic scaffold, Tu2.1 TuUngrouped_contig_5599, whole genome shotgun sequence, a genomic segment contains:
- the LOC125529434 gene encoding polygalacturonase At1g48100-like isoform X1 encodes MKLRVKGFGLLLLLVLLALCSTIDVCDARRGKHWRPRSSPSSSLLKKKGKAKKGSSHRQHGGNRRSPPPAPPGVGKGHQTPYQPSPNVPVSPSPSPSPKPSPAKGNGHTSPQPPSPSCGKGRQPPPQPPPVASASPGAGFNVVDFGAKGDGISDDTKAFQAAWAAACKLGASTVLVPSELEFLVGPISFSGPYCKPNILFQLEGTILAPTNAKAWGSGLLQWLEFTKLSGLSIQGSGTINGRGQQWWTYSDPNDDEDDDTQYNQELERMPRVKPTALRFYGSSNVVVAGITIVNSSQCHLKFDNCQGVLVHDLTISSPENSLNTDGIHLQNSKDVSIHHTNLACGDDCISIQTGCSNIYIHNVNCGPGHGISIGGLGRDNTKACVSNVTVRDVNMFRTMTGVRIKTWQGGIGLVQDIRFSNIQVSEVQTPIMIDQFYCDKRTCTNQTSAVAVSGVQYENIRGTFTIKPLHFACSDSSPCSGITLTGVQLKPVQIAHYHLNNPFCWQAFGELFTPTIPPIACLQIGKPAGNNLQTYHDIC; translated from the exons ATGAAGCTCAGAGTAAAAGGCTTCGGCCTCCTGCTTCTCCTTGTCTTGCTTGCTCTATGCTCCACCATTGATGTCTGTGACGCGAGGAGAGGCAAGCATTGGAGGCCAAGGAGCTCGCCGAGCTCCTCTCTGCTCAAGAAGAAAGGGAAGGCAAAGAAGGGCAGCTCCCACCGGCAGCACGGGGGCAACCGGCGAAGCCCGCCACCAGCCCCCCCTGGTGTTGGCAAAGGACACCAGACGCCATACCAGCCAAGCCCCAATGTACCTGTAAGTCCGAGCCCGAGCCCGAGCCCCAAGCCGAGCCCTGCCAAAGGCAATGGACATACAAGTCCACAGCCTCCATCTCCAAGCTGTGGAAAGGGCAGGCAGCCACCGCCGCAGCCACCACCTGTGGCCTCAGCCTCACCGGGCGCGGGGTTTAACGTGGTTGATTTCGGAGCCAAGGGTGATGGAATTTCAGACGATACAAAG GCTTTTCAAGCAGCGTGGGCTGCTGCGTGCAAGCTGGGAGCGTCTACAGTTCTCGTACCATCAGAACTAGAGTTCCTTGTTGGGCCAATCTCCTTTTCTGGGCCTTACTGCAAACCAAACATTCTTTTCCAG CTCGAAGGGACGATCTTAGCCCCAACAAATGCTAAAGCATGGGGTTCTGGCTTGCTTCAATGGCTTGAATTCACCAAACTAAGTGGGTTATCAATTCAAGGCAGTGGCACCATAAATGGTAGGGGGCAACAGTGGTGGACCTACTCAGACCCAAATGACGATGAGGATGACGACACA CAGTACAATCAGGAGCTTGAAAGGATGCCACGGGTTAAACCTACG GCATTGAGGTTCTATGGTTCTTCAAATGTCGTAGTGGCTGGCATCACAATTGTCAACAGCTCACAGTGCCATCTCAAGTTTGACAACTGTCAAGGGGTGCTGGTCCACGACCTGACAATATCCTCCCCTGAGAACAGTCTCAACACCGACGGAATACACCTGCAGAACTCCAAAGATGTCAGCATTCATCATACCAACTTGGCTTGCG GTGACGATTGCATCTCCATCCAGACAGGATGTAGCAACATATACATACACAATGTGAATTGTGGACCAGGCCATGGAATCAGCATTGGTGGACTAGGCCGGGACAACACAAAAGCATGCGTCTCTAATGTAACAGTAAGAGATGTCAACATGTTCAGAACAATGACTGGTGTCAGAATCAAGACCTGGCAG GGTGGTATAGGACTGGTTCAAGACATAAGGTTCTCAAACATACAAGTCTCCGAAGTTCAAACACCTATTATGATAGACCAGTTCTATTGCGACAAAAGAACCTGCACAAATCAAACATCAGCAGTGGCAGTATCAGGCGTTCAGTATGAGAACATCAGAGGGACATTTACAATCAAGCCTCTCCATTTTGCATGCAGTGACAGCTCACCTTGTTCAGGGATCACACTTACCGGAGTACAACTTAAACCCGTGCAAATAGCCCACTACCACCTAAACAATCCATTCTGTTGGCAAGCTTTTGGGGAACTCTTCACTCCAACCATCCCTCCCATAGCTTGTCTGCAGATTGGAAAACCTGCTGGGAACAACTTGCAGACATACCATGACATATGCTGA
- the LOC125529434 gene encoding polygalacturonase At1g48100-like isoform X2 has product MKLRVKGFGLLLLLVLLALCSTIDVCDARRGKHWRPRSSPSSSLLKKKGKAKKGSSHRQHGGNRRSPPPAPPGVGKGHQTPYQPSPNVPVSPSPSPSPKPSPAKGNGHTSPQPPSPSCGKGRQPPPQPPPVASASPGAGFNVVDFGAKGDGISDDTKAFQAAWAAACKLGASTVLVPSELEFLVGPISFSGPYCKPNILFQLEGTILAPTNAKAWGSGLLQWLEFTKLSGLSIQGSGTINGRGQQWWTYSDPNDDEDDDTYNQELERMPRVKPTALRFYGSSNVVVAGITIVNSSQCHLKFDNCQGVLVHDLTISSPENSLNTDGIHLQNSKDVSIHHTNLACGDDCISIQTGCSNIYIHNVNCGPGHGISIGGLGRDNTKACVSNVTVRDVNMFRTMTGVRIKTWQGGIGLVQDIRFSNIQVSEVQTPIMIDQFYCDKRTCTNQTSAVAVSGVQYENIRGTFTIKPLHFACSDSSPCSGITLTGVQLKPVQIAHYHLNNPFCWQAFGELFTPTIPPIACLQIGKPAGNNLQTYHDIC; this is encoded by the exons ATGAAGCTCAGAGTAAAAGGCTTCGGCCTCCTGCTTCTCCTTGTCTTGCTTGCTCTATGCTCCACCATTGATGTCTGTGACGCGAGGAGAGGCAAGCATTGGAGGCCAAGGAGCTCGCCGAGCTCCTCTCTGCTCAAGAAGAAAGGGAAGGCAAAGAAGGGCAGCTCCCACCGGCAGCACGGGGGCAACCGGCGAAGCCCGCCACCAGCCCCCCCTGGTGTTGGCAAAGGACACCAGACGCCATACCAGCCAAGCCCCAATGTACCTGTAAGTCCGAGCCCGAGCCCGAGCCCCAAGCCGAGCCCTGCCAAAGGCAATGGACATACAAGTCCACAGCCTCCATCTCCAAGCTGTGGAAAGGGCAGGCAGCCACCGCCGCAGCCACCACCTGTGGCCTCAGCCTCACCGGGCGCGGGGTTTAACGTGGTTGATTTCGGAGCCAAGGGTGATGGAATTTCAGACGATACAAAG GCTTTTCAAGCAGCGTGGGCTGCTGCGTGCAAGCTGGGAGCGTCTACAGTTCTCGTACCATCAGAACTAGAGTTCCTTGTTGGGCCAATCTCCTTTTCTGGGCCTTACTGCAAACCAAACATTCTTTTCCAG CTCGAAGGGACGATCTTAGCCCCAACAAATGCTAAAGCATGGGGTTCTGGCTTGCTTCAATGGCTTGAATTCACCAAACTAAGTGGGTTATCAATTCAAGGCAGTGGCACCATAAATGGTAGGGGGCAACAGTGGTGGACCTACTCAGACCCAAATGACGATGAGGATGACGACACA TACAATCAGGAGCTTGAAAGGATGCCACGGGTTAAACCTACG GCATTGAGGTTCTATGGTTCTTCAAATGTCGTAGTGGCTGGCATCACAATTGTCAACAGCTCACAGTGCCATCTCAAGTTTGACAACTGTCAAGGGGTGCTGGTCCACGACCTGACAATATCCTCCCCTGAGAACAGTCTCAACACCGACGGAATACACCTGCAGAACTCCAAAGATGTCAGCATTCATCATACCAACTTGGCTTGCG GTGACGATTGCATCTCCATCCAGACAGGATGTAGCAACATATACATACACAATGTGAATTGTGGACCAGGCCATGGAATCAGCATTGGTGGACTAGGCCGGGACAACACAAAAGCATGCGTCTCTAATGTAACAGTAAGAGATGTCAACATGTTCAGAACAATGACTGGTGTCAGAATCAAGACCTGGCAG GGTGGTATAGGACTGGTTCAAGACATAAGGTTCTCAAACATACAAGTCTCCGAAGTTCAAACACCTATTATGATAGACCAGTTCTATTGCGACAAAAGAACCTGCACAAATCAAACATCAGCAGTGGCAGTATCAGGCGTTCAGTATGAGAACATCAGAGGGACATTTACAATCAAGCCTCTCCATTTTGCATGCAGTGACAGCTCACCTTGTTCAGGGATCACACTTACCGGAGTACAACTTAAACCCGTGCAAATAGCCCACTACCACCTAAACAATCCATTCTGTTGGCAAGCTTTTGGGGAACTCTTCACTCCAACCATCCCTCCCATAGCTTGTCTGCAGATTGGAAAACCTGCTGGGAACAACTTGCAGACATACCATGACATATGCTGA